A genomic stretch from Poecile atricapillus isolate bPoeAtr1 chromosome 10, bPoeAtr1.hap1, whole genome shotgun sequence includes:
- the LOC131582839 gene encoding metallothionein-2, whose protein sequence is MDPQDCTCAAGDSCSCAGSCKCKNCRCRSCRKSCCSCCPASCSNCAKGCVCKEPTSSKCSCCH, encoded by the exons ATGGACCCCCAGGACTGCACGTGTGCCGCCG GTGACTCCTGCTCCTGCGCCGGGTCCTGCAAGTGCAAGAACTGCCGCTGCCGGAGCTGCCGCAAGA gctgctgctcctgctgccccgcGAGCTGCAGCAACTGTGCCAAGGGCTGCGTGTGCAAGGAACCGACCAGCAgcaagtgcagctgctgccactga